Proteins encoded in a region of the Clostridium butyricum genome:
- a CDS encoding M14 family metallopeptidase, with protein MNKEVIFKLHSLYRDNFRITGYKFGKGNKSVCIIGAMRGNEVQQLYTCSQLINELKKLEKKGAITRNNEILIIPCINTYGMNIGKRFCTTDNVDINRMFSETEYVGTSRKIAEGIFKKVQGYTYGIQFASFYMQGTFIPHVRMMETGYQNPSLANLFGLKYVLIRKPTPSDTATLNYNWQMGSTNAFSVYTNSTDKIDEKSAKHAVVAVLRFLTRMGIIKYNCHNGYISSVINEEILKSVISETSGIYRRLKNPGDSVERGEILGEVLDPYEGKAISQIISSTDGIIFFAHTSPLVMENEVVYKIIRRIHE; from the coding sequence ATGAATAAAGAAGTGATTTTTAAGTTACACTCATTATATAGAGATAATTTTCGGATTACAGGCTATAAATTTGGAAAAGGAAACAAATCAGTATGTATCATAGGTGCAATGAGAGGAAATGAAGTACAACAACTGTATACGTGTTCACAACTTATAAATGAATTGAAAAAACTAGAAAAGAAAGGAGCTATAACACGTAATAATGAAATTCTTATAATACCATGCATAAATACCTATGGTATGAATATAGGAAAAAGATTTTGTACGACTGATAATGTTGATATAAATAGAATGTTTTCAGAAACTGAATATGTAGGAACATCACGCAAAATAGCAGAAGGTATATTTAAAAAAGTTCAAGGATACACGTATGGAATACAATTTGCAAGCTTTTATATGCAAGGAACTTTTATACCTCATGTAAGAATGATGGAAACTGGGTATCAAAATCCAAGTTTAGCAAATTTGTTTGGATTAAAATATGTTTTAATAAGAAAGCCAACCCCTTCTGATACAGCAACTTTAAACTATAACTGGCAGATGGGGAGTACGAATGCTTTTTCTGTATATACAAATTCAACAGATAAAATAGATGAGAAATCAGCAAAGCATGCTGTTGTTGCTGTCTTGAGATTTTTAACTAGAATGGGAATAATAAAATATAATTGTCATAATGGATATATATCGAGTGTTATAAATGAGGAAATTTTAAAGAGCGTAATATCAGAAACTAGTGGTATTTATAGAAGATTAAAAAATCCTGGTGATAGTGTTGAGAGAGGAGAAATCCTTGGGGAAGTATTAGATCCATATGAAGGAAAGGCTATTTCACAAATAATTTCATCAACTGATGGAATTATATTTTTTGCACATACATCACCTTTAGTTATGGAAAATGAGGTTGTATATAAAATAATAAGAAGAATACATGAATGA
- a CDS encoding ComEC/Rec2 family competence protein gives MGKNKLKKFIGTIMAALGISFGLNGCSDYSKKSVDSTSTNIAEVNNIENAPFEITFMNVGKADSIFLSIDDKNIMIDTGLNSTKDNVVSQLKEKNIDSIDYLILTHMDKDHIGGADAILNEFKVDNVIQADYSKDSKQYDQYIKAIEKNNITPILIHDNINVKTDNAQINIYPALKKSYSQSNDYSIIVSINYGKYKFLFAGDAEEERLSEFINSNNEKYTLVKMPHHGKINSLSEKFIKSISPSYSIITCSDEELPDEDTIKLLNKYNVKNFLTKDGEIVVKTDGNNISVSQ, from the coding sequence ATGGGAAAAAACAAATTGAAAAAATTTATTGGAACAATTATGGCAGCACTGGGAATATCTTTTGGACTTAATGGATGTTCAGATTATTCAAAAAAAAGCGTGGATAGTACGTCTACAAACATAGCCGAAGTTAATAATATAGAAAATGCTCCATTTGAAATTACATTTATGAATGTTGGTAAGGCTGACAGTATTTTTCTTTCAATTGATGACAAAAATATTATGATAGATACAGGGCTAAACAGTACTAAAGATAATGTGGTTTCACAATTAAAAGAAAAAAATATTGATAGCATTGATTATCTTATATTGACACATATGGATAAAGATCATATTGGGGGAGCTGATGCTATACTTAATGAATTTAAAGTAGATAATGTTATACAGGCTGATTATAGTAAGGATAGTAAGCAATATGATCAATATATAAAAGCTATAGAGAAAAATAACATAACGCCTATTTTGATTCATGATAATATTAATGTTAAAACTGATAATGCTCAAATTAATATATATCCAGCATTAAAAAAATCATATTCACAGTCAAATGATTATTCTATAATTGTAAGTATAAACTATGGGAAATATAAGTTCTTATTTGCAGGTGATGCTGAAGAAGAACGTCTTTCAGAATTTATAAATAGTAATAATGAAAAATATACTCTTGTAAAGATGCCACATCATGGAAAAATAAATTCTCTTAGTGAAAAATTTATAAAATCAATAAGTCCTTCATATTCTATAATCACATGTTCAGATGAAGAACTGCCTGATGAAGACACTATTAAGTTACTAAATAAGTATAATGTGAAAAACTTTTTAACTAAAGATGGTGAAATAGTAGTTAAAACAGATGGAAATAATATTAGTGTTTCTCAATAA
- a CDS encoding phosphate-starvation-inducible PsiE family protein: MKRFLREQVMKVADMLETIIGILLAVSIGILVVYLIGDIKSIITNHSDLEVFNNYLAAAFNLVIGIEFIKMLCKHTPETVIEVLLFAIARQLIVEHTTTMENLVGIISIGILFATRKYLFYNFDEVDKTIYRGNERVKRINLLEHLDIPFDDKDETLEDIVLREIEARNLEIGTGVCIYYPGFALRIAKIKNNVITRVEVIRSIKKK; this comes from the coding sequence ATGAAAAGGTTTTTAAGAGAGCAGGTTATGAAGGTGGCAGATATGCTTGAAACTATAATAGGAATCCTGCTTGCGGTAAGTATTGGAATATTAGTAGTATATTTAATTGGTGATATAAAATCAATAATAACGAATCATTCAGATTTAGAGGTGTTTAATAATTATTTAGCTGCTGCATTTAATCTTGTTATTGGTATAGAATTTATAAAAATGTTATGTAAACATACGCCTGAAACTGTAATAGAAGTATTACTTTTTGCAATTGCAAGACAGTTAATAGTGGAACATACAACAACTATGGAAAACTTAGTAGGTATAATATCTATCGGAATATTATTTGCAACAAGAAAATATTTATTTTATAATTTTGATGAAGTCGACAAAACAATTTATAGAGGAAATGAAAGAGTAAAAAGAATTAATTTATTAGAGCATCTTGATATTCCTTTTGATGATAAGGATGAAACGCTAGAAGATATTGTTTTGAGAGAAATTGAAGCAAGAAATCTTGAAATTGGTACTGGAGTATGTATATATTATCCAGGTTTTGCTCTAAGAATAGCAAAAATAAAAAATAATGTAATTACAAGAGTTGAAGTAATACGTTCTATAAAAAAGAAATAA
- a CDS encoding N-acetylmuramoyl-L-alanine amidase family protein, whose product MKQILKKTFIIVAAICTIATVLPAGELNVITTEASASTSDDGSLTKLKLKNSSGKNIQIYDDNDYKSGSKVDDDEINADTKYYAKTSSSKIKIDVDGVDDDCVRLFVSEKSSEKGVKVGKTATLSSGTNKITVRVYNEDPGSSVKYKEDDDVVNDYTIRVKYTGNDDDDDDDDEDYDDIYLKSITLSDGEISFSKKTTKYDVYVASTVSNLTIKAKPEDEDYTVTIDGTEVDDDDNYKEEVSLSKGKNTIEIEVEDEDEDESRVYTLNIYRGETSNGTSSNVNNNINTNSSNQYNPVTSSPVISTQPNYQPTNSKVNQWVMNNGNWQYYDSLGKPLTSQWFFDNNSGKYYYLGADGNMATGWIYMSGQWYLLDNSGAMLTGWHYSNGKWYYLNPANGAMVTNSYVGSYKVDSTGAWVK is encoded by the coding sequence ATGAAGCAGATATTGAAAAAAACGTTTATAATTGTTGCTGCAATATGTACTATTGCCACGGTATTACCAGCAGGGGAGTTAAACGTTATTACTACTGAAGCTAGCGCTTCAACAAGCGATGATGGATCACTTACAAAATTAAAATTAAAAAATTCTAGTGGTAAAAATATTCAAATTTATGATGACAATGATTATAAAAGTGGAAGTAAGGTAGATGACGATGAAATCAATGCAGATACAAAATATTATGCAAAGACTTCATCATCAAAGATTAAAATTGATGTAGATGGAGTAGATGATGACTGTGTAAGATTGTTTGTTAGTGAAAAAAGTTCAGAAAAAGGTGTTAAGGTTGGAAAAACAGCAACTCTATCATCTGGAACAAACAAAATTACAGTAAGAGTATATAATGAAGATCCAGGAAGTAGTGTAAAATATAAAGAAGATGATGATGTGGTAAATGACTACACTATAAGAGTAAAATATACTGGTAATGATGATGACGACGACGATGATGATGAAGATTATGATGATATTTACTTAAAAAGCATTACATTAAGTGATGGTGAAATAAGTTTTTCTAAAAAAACAACTAAGTATGATGTATATGTAGCTTCAACAGTAAGCAACTTAACAATAAAAGCAAAACCTGAGGATGAAGATTATACAGTTACAATTGATGGAACAGAAGTGGATGACGATGATAACTATAAAGAAGAAGTATCCTTAAGTAAAGGTAAAAATACTATTGAAATTGAAGTGGAAGATGAAGATGAGGATGAATCTAGAGTTTATACTCTAAATATTTATAGAGGAGAAACATCTAATGGTACAAGCTCTAATGTAAATAATAATATAAACACAAATAGTTCTAATCAATATAATCCAGTTACATCTAGTCCGGTTATTTCAACTCAGCCAAATTATCAGCCAACTAATTCAAAAGTAAATCAATGGGTTATGAATAATGGAAATTGGCAGTATTATGATTCGTTAGGAAAACCTTTGACAAGTCAATGGTTTTTTGATAATAATTCAGGAAAATACTATTACCTAGGTGCAGATGGTAATATGGCAACTGGATGGATTTATATGAGTGGACAATGGTATTTGCTTGATAACAGTGGAGCAATGCTTACAGGATGGCACTACTCAAATGGAAAGTGGTATTACTTAAATCCAGCTAATGGAGCAATGGTAACAAATTCATATGTAGGATCATACAAAGTAGATTCAACAGGAGCATGGGTAAAATAA
- a CDS encoding cation:dicarboxylate symporter family transporter yields MNSTFFTDFVMITSFMPIVFIGLLLGLFFVIRQMEKKKINFSKRMIVATLLGLLLGVVIQAVAKFPDDIGAVTWITETTKWYGLVGYGFMDLLKMLVVPLIFLSIIRVIINMKADQNLGKLTSRTILVLLSTTAISAIIAIIVGNLFKLGVGETVVQSQSEMKEISSIVDTLRGLLPSNPVKAMADANVVGVVIFAGFIGIAIKRLTKKYLEIVKPAIDLVEAGYKIITSVAMTVIKFMPYAVIALLANTIAGRGMSAIISVTKFIAAIYVSIGLVFVFHMIIISLNKLNPFRYIKNVAQPLILAFTSRSSLGTLPVTIEALTEKAGVDNGVASFVGSLGSNMGMNGCAAVYPALMAITIANMSGTPMDLSFYGMLLVIIIVSSLGIAGLPGTATMAVSVVISGMGMGAYFPLAGGILAIDPILDMGRTMLNVNGTMVTAVTVANSLDNIDKDVYNK; encoded by the coding sequence ATGAATAGTACATTTTTTACAGATTTTGTTATGATAACAAGCTTTATGCCAATAGTATTTATTGGATTATTACTAGGCCTGTTTTTTGTAATAAGACAAATGGAAAAGAAGAAGATTAATTTTTCAAAACGTATGATAGTAGCTACTTTATTAGGATTATTATTAGGCGTTGTAATACAGGCAGTTGCAAAATTTCCAGATGACATTGGAGCTGTTACATGGATAACAGAAACAACAAAATGGTATGGGCTTGTTGGATATGGATTTATGGATTTGTTAAAAATGCTTGTAGTACCTTTGATATTTCTTTCGATTATCAGAGTTATAATAAACATGAAGGCAGATCAGAATCTTGGAAAGCTGACATCTAGAACTATACTTGTATTGCTTAGTACCACAGCAATTTCAGCAATAATTGCAATAATTGTTGGGAATTTATTTAAACTGGGAGTTGGTGAAACTGTAGTACAAAGTCAGAGTGAAATGAAAGAAATAAGTTCAATAGTGGATACACTTAGAGGACTTCTTCCTTCAAACCCAGTAAAGGCTATGGCGGATGCTAATGTTGTAGGAGTTGTTATATTTGCAGGATTTATAGGAATTGCAATTAAAAGACTTACTAAAAAATACTTAGAAATAGTAAAACCAGCAATAGATTTAGTTGAAGCTGGATATAAGATAATAACAAGTGTTGCAATGACAGTAATAAAATTTATGCCTTATGCAGTAATTGCCTTACTTGCTAATACAATAGCCGGAAGAGGTATGAGTGCCATAATTAGTGTTACTAAATTTATAGCAGCTATATATGTGAGTATAGGATTAGTATTTGTTTTTCATATGATTATAATTTCATTAAATAAACTTAATCCATTTAGGTATATAAAAAATGTTGCACAGCCATTGATACTTGCATTTACATCACGTTCAAGCCTTGGAACATTACCTGTAACAATTGAAGCATTGACTGAAAAGGCAGGAGTAGATAATGGAGTAGCAAGTTTTGTAGGAAGTTTAGGATCTAACATGGGAATGAATGGATGTGCGGCAGTGTACCCAGCTTTAATGGCTATTACAATTGCTAATATGTCAGGAACACCTATGGATCTTAGCTTTTATGGAATGCTTCTTGTAATAATAATAGTCAGCTCTCTTGGAATTGCTGGTCTTCCAGGTACAGCAACTATGGCTGTATCAGTTGTTATTTCTGGTATGGGAATGGGAGCATATTTCCCTCTTGCAGGAGGAATTCTTGCAATAGATCCTATTTTAGATATGGGACGTACAATGCTTAATGTAAATGGAACTATGGTAACAGCAGTTACAGTTGCAAACAGCTTAGATAATATAGACAAAGATGTGTATAATAAATAA
- a CDS encoding TetR/AcrR family transcriptional regulator, producing MNNDQTTKGLIVSAAWELFYKKGYDNTTVDEIIERSHTSKGAFYHYFKGKDSLLSSLSYLFDEKYENVISIIDINMNSFDKLIYLNRELFKMIEESVSIELLASLYSSQLVTIGEKHLLDENRVYYKLLKKIIKEGQERGEIKSSISCDEIMKVYALCERGLIYDWCISKGSYSLWEYSGHLMPMFLREYKKR from the coding sequence ATGAATAATGATCAGACTACAAAGGGGCTCATCGTTTCAGCAGCATGGGAACTTTTTTATAAAAAGGGATATGATAATACTACAGTGGATGAAATAATAGAGCGCTCTCACACTTCTAAGGGAGCTTTTTATCATTATTTTAAAGGAAAGGATTCTCTTTTAAGTTCTCTTTCATATCTATTTGATGAAAAATATGAGAATGTAATAAGTATAATTGATATAAATATGAATAGTTTTGATAAATTAATTTACTTAAACAGAGAACTATTTAAAATGATAGAAGAAAGTGTTTCTATAGAGCTACTGGCATCTTTATATTCATCACAGCTTGTAACAATTGGAGAAAAGCATTTACTTGATGAAAATAGAGTTTATTACAAGCTTTTAAAAAAAATAATAAAAGAAGGCCAGGAAAGAGGAGAGATTAAAAGTAGTATATCATGTGATGAAATAATGAAAGTATATGCATTATGTGAAAGAGGATTAATATATGATTGGTGCATAAGTAAAGGAAGTTATTCTCTATGGGAATATAGTGGACATCTTATGCCTATGTTTTTAAGAGAGTATAAGAAAAGATAG
- a CDS encoding glycoside hydrolase family 2 TIM barrel-domain containing protein, which translates to MNTREFTLDWLENPEVFRVNRLDAHSDHWFYDNLEEKMPLRQCLNGKWKFAYSENPSLRLKDFYKEDFDVSGFDYIEVPGHIQLQGYDKCQYINTMYPWEGHDELRPPHISKTYNPVGSYVKYFEVNDRLKDKQTFISFQGVETAFYVWLNGEFVGYSEDTFTPSEFDITEYLKDGSNKLAVEVYKRSSASWIEDQDFWRFSGIFRDVYLYAVPKTHINDIFVKTELSNDYKDAELKAELKVTGVIEGSIESYLEDNSGNKVAYYENINLDKELTISMNIKDIKLWSAEEPNLYTLKILIKDLDGNLVEAIPQKVGFRHFELDDKIMKINGKRIIFKGVNRHEFSARRGRSITKEDMIYDIKFMKKHNINAVRTSHYPNQSLWYRLCDEYGIYLIDETNLESHGSWQKLGACSPEWNVPGNLKEWQDCVLDRAESMLERDKNHPSVIIWSCGNESYAGEDIFQMSEYFRRKDPSRIVHYEGVFWNREYDKTSDVESRMYAKVKDIEEYLDNNPQKPYISCEYMHAMGNSCGGMNKYIELEEKYPMYQGGFIWDYGDQALYRTTDDGSEVLSYGGDFTDRPSDYNFSGNGLIFADRTESPKAQEVKYLYQNIKLIPDENGVLIKNQNLFVNTDKYTLKYTIKKEDELLEDGEINVSVDPGTEKYINLPIKDYSKEKEVVLTVSTLLKKDELWAKAGYEVNFGQAVLKGNTKQEKSSETKLKIVHGDVNIGVHGKDFKIIFSKQEGGIVSLRYYGKEFITRVPKPYYWRATTDNDRGNKHEFRCAQWLSATVGQKYSDFSMDENEKSIILRYTYDLPTVPSTKVNVSYYIEEDGVIKVTVHYNGVDGLPELPVLGMNFRLLSEFDSFIWYGKGKEENYIDRCDGAKLGVYSSTPIKNLSKYLVPQECGNRTDTRWVEVRNEEGEGLRFSYEELPFEFSVLPYNCIELENALHQEDLPPVNFTNVNIIGRQMGVGGDDSWGAPVLKEYCIDSSKDIEYTFKISGIK; encoded by the coding sequence GTGAACACAAGAGAATTTACACTTGACTGGCTTGAAAACCCAGAAGTATTTAGAGTTAATAGATTAGATGCTCATTCTGATCATTGGTTTTATGATAATTTAGAAGAAAAAATGCCATTAAGACAATGTTTAAATGGCAAGTGGAAATTTGCATATAGTGAAAATCCAAGTTTAAGACTTAAAGATTTTTACAAAGAAGATTTTGATGTAAGCGGTTTTGATTATATTGAAGTACCTGGACATATTCAATTACAGGGATATGATAAATGTCAGTATATAAATACAATGTATCCATGGGAAGGTCACGATGAGCTTAGGCCACCACATATCTCTAAGACATATAATCCAGTAGGAAGTTATGTTAAGTATTTTGAAGTTAATGATAGACTTAAGGATAAGCAAACTTTTATTTCATTTCAAGGTGTAGAAACTGCTTTTTATGTATGGTTAAATGGAGAATTTGTTGGATACAGTGAAGATACTTTTACTCCTTCTGAATTTGATATTACAGAATACTTAAAAGACGGATCTAATAAACTTGCTGTTGAAGTTTATAAGAGAAGTAGTGCAAGCTGGATTGAGGATCAGGATTTTTGGAGGTTTTCTGGAATATTTAGAGATGTATATTTATATGCTGTTCCAAAAACTCATATAAATGATATTTTTGTTAAAACAGAACTAAGCAATGATTATAAAGATGCTGAATTAAAAGCTGAACTTAAAGTTACAGGAGTTATTGAAGGTAGCATAGAATCATATTTAGAAGATAATAGCGGAAACAAAGTTGCATATTATGAAAATATCAATTTAGATAAAGAGTTAACAATATCAATGAATATAAAAGATATTAAGCTTTGGAGCGCAGAAGAACCTAATTTATATACTTTAAAAATATTAATAAAGGATTTGGATGGGAATTTAGTTGAAGCTATACCTCAAAAAGTAGGCTTTAGACATTTTGAATTAGACGATAAAATAATGAAAATCAATGGGAAGAGAATTATTTTTAAAGGTGTTAATCGTCATGAATTTAGTGCAAGACGTGGTCGTTCTATAACAAAGGAAGATATGATTTATGATATAAAATTTATGAAAAAGCATAACATTAATGCAGTAAGAACATCCCACTATCCAAATCAAAGTTTATGGTATAGACTTTGTGATGAATATGGAATTTATTTAATAGATGAGACAAATCTTGAAAGTCACGGATCTTGGCAGAAGCTTGGTGCTTGTTCTCCTGAATGGAATGTTCCAGGTAATCTTAAAGAATGGCAGGACTGTGTCTTAGATAGAGCAGAATCTATGCTTGAACGTGATAAAAATCATCCTTCAGTAATAATATGGTCTTGTGGAAATGAATCATATGCTGGAGAAGATATATTCCAAATGTCAGAATATTTTAGAAGAAAAGATCCATCACGTATTGTACATTATGAAGGAGTTTTTTGGAATAGAGAATATGATAAGACTAGTGATGTGGAAAGCAGAATGTATGCAAAAGTGAAGGATATTGAAGAATATCTAGATAACAATCCACAAAAACCATATATAAGCTGTGAATATATGCATGCTATGGGTAACTCTTGTGGAGGAATGAATAAATACATAGAACTTGAAGAAAAGTATCCTATGTATCAAGGAGGATTTATCTGGGATTATGGTGATCAAGCACTTTATAGAACTACTGATGATGGTAGCGAAGTATTGTCATATGGTGGTGACTTTACAGACAGACCAAGTGATTATAATTTCTCGGGAAATGGTTTAATATTTGCTGATAGAACTGAATCACCAAAAGCTCAGGAAGTTAAATATTTATATCAGAATATAAAATTAATTCCAGATGAAAATGGAGTTCTTATAAAAAATCAAAATCTTTTTGTAAATACTGATAAATACACTTTAAAATATACAATTAAAAAAGAAGATGAGCTATTAGAAGATGGGGAAATTAATGTATCTGTAGATCCTGGAACTGAAAAATATATTAATCTTCCAATAAAAGACTATAGCAAAGAGAAGGAAGTGGTCTTAACTGTTTCTACATTATTAAAGAAAGATGAACTTTGGGCTAAAGCAGGATATGAAGTGAACTTTGGTCAGGCTGTTTTAAAAGGAAATACTAAACAAGAAAAATCATCAGAAACTAAGTTGAAGATTGTACACGGGGATGTTAATATTGGAGTTCATGGAAAGGACTTTAAAATTATATTCTCTAAACAGGAAGGTGGAATAGTATCCTTAAGATATTATGGAAAAGAATTTATTACAAGAGTTCCAAAACCTTATTACTGGAGAGCAACAACTGATAATGATAGAGGGAATAAGCATGAATTCAGATGTGCACAATGGTTAAGTGCTACAGTTGGACAAAAATATAGTGATTTTTCTATGGATGAAAATGAAAAGTCAATTATTTTAAGATATACTTATGATCTTCCAACAGTTCCATCAACAAAGGTTAATGTTTCATATTATATAGAAGAAGATGGAGTCATAAAAGTAACAGTACATTATAATGGAGTAGATGGACTTCCTGAACTACCTGTACTTGGAATGAACTTTAGATTATTATCAGAATTTGATTCATTTATATGGTATGGAAAAGGTAAAGAAGAGAATTATATTGATAGATGTGATGGTGCAAAGTTAGGTGTGTATAGCAGCACTCCTATTAAAAATTTATCTAAGTATTTAGTGCCACAAGAATGTGGAAATAGAACTGATACAAGATGGGTTGAAGTAAGAAATGAAGAGGGAGAAGGACTAAGATTTTCTTATGAAGAACTTCCATTTGAATTTAGCGTATTACCTTATAACTGCATAGAGTTAGAAAATGCTCTTCATCAAGAAGATTTACCACCTGTTAATTTCACTAATGTTAATATTATTGGAAGGCAGATGGGTGTTGGTGGTGATGATAGCTGGGGGGCACCAGTCCTAAAGGAATATTGTATTGATTCAAGTAAAGATATTGAATATACATTTAAAATTTCAGGAATTAAATAG
- a CDS encoding NTP transferase domain-containing protein, with protein sequence MSRIKTAVILAAGMGSRLYEVTDDSIPKGFLSINGKTLIERSIEKLRSIGIEKIYIVTGHLHEHYDKLAEKYNYIETRRNRRYRTTGSMTSLSILENELKEDFLLLESDLIYEVYGLMRTAMSYEDDCILLSGKTNSGDECYVEVRDGNLYKISKNINDIKDLYGELVGISKISLALYKEMIKEYRKFVNNLKYDIECYEETNKIISKYDYENAIFDAAKNRRVGYLKIDNLVWGEIDDKNQLERVEKLVLPRLEKISV encoded by the coding sequence ATGAGTAGAATAAAGACGGCTGTTATTTTAGCAGCTGGAATGGGATCAAGATTATATGAAGTAACAGATGATTCTATACCTAAAGGTTTTTTGAGTATAAATGGAAAAACTCTTATTGAACGATCAATAGAAAAGTTAAGAAGTATAGGAATTGAAAAGATATATATAGTAACAGGTCACTTACATGAACATTATGACAAGCTTGCAGAAAAATATAATTATATTGAGACAAGAAGAAATAGACGTTATAGAACAACTGGTAGTATGACTTCACTTTCAATTTTAGAAAATGAATTGAAAGAAGATTTTTTACTTTTGGAAAGTGATCTTATTTATGAAGTCTATGGTCTTATGAGAACAGCCATGTCTTATGAAGATGACTGTATTCTTCTTAGTGGAAAAACTAATTCTGGAGATGAATGTTATGTTGAAGTAAGAGATGGTAATCTTTACAAAATATCAAAAAATATAAATGATATTAAAGATCTATATGGTGAACTTGTTGGAATATCAAAGATCTCTTTAGCTTTATATAAAGAGATGATAAAAGAGTATAGAAAGTTTGTGAATAATTTAAAATATGATATTGAATGCTATGAAGAAACAAATAAAATAATCAGTAAATATGATTATGAAAATGCCATTTTTGATGCGGCAAAAAATAGAAGAGTTGGATATTTAAAAATTGACAATTTAGTGTGGGGAGAAATTGATGATAAAAATCAATTGGAAAGAGTTGAAAAATTAGTTTTACCCAGATTAGAAAAAATAAGTGTATAA
- a CDS encoding AraC family transcriptional regulator, producing MKNSMEMLCFPTYNRESRDLLVYQCGREECTPSHSFGPAIRDHFLIHYIIEGSGTFLVNGKLYKLHKNQGFIIFPDDITYYEADNHTPWIYKWVGFKGIKAEYYLQCAGLTKENPIFEYSNGKFLEECFDNMIKASKLKYASELKLQGLLSIFLSELIELSSIDSSSDYYYKDVYIKKCLNYIEMNYSRKLLISEIAALLGLNTKYFSLIFKESIGVTPQQYIISFRVNKACELMKNFKLSICDISRSVGYDDSLAFSKIFKKQKGMSPKKYREQFINSNSENLD from the coding sequence ATGAAAAACTCAATGGAAATGCTTTGTTTCCCAACATATAATAGAGAAAGCAGAGACCTATTAGTATATCAATGTGGAAGAGAAGAATGTACACCATCTCATTCATTTGGTCCTGCTATACGTGACCATTTTTTAATACATTATATTATTGAAGGAAGTGGCACTTTCCTAGTAAACGGAAAACTATATAAGCTACACAAAAATCAAGGTTTTATAATTTTTCCAGATGACATAACTTATTATGAAGCTGACAATCATACTCCATGGATATATAAATGGGTTGGTTTTAAAGGTATAAAAGCCGAATACTATTTACAATGTGCGGGTTTAACAAAAGAAAATCCTATATTTGAATATTCTAATGGTAAGTTTTTAGAAGAATGTTTTGATAATATGATAAAAGCTTCTAAATTAAAATATGCCTCTGAACTTAAACTTCAAGGGCTATTATCAATATTCCTTTCTGAACTTATAGAACTCTCAAGTATAGACAGTTCTTCTGATTATTACTATAAAGATGTTTATATAAAAAAATGTTTAAATTATATAGAAATGAACTATTCAAGAAAATTACTAATTTCAGAAATTGCTGCTTTATTAGGATTAAATACAAAATATTTCAGTCTTATTTTTAAAGAAAGTATTGGTGTGACTCCTCAACAATACATAATATCTTTTAGAGTAAACAAAGCATGCGAACTTATGAAAAATTTCAAATTATCTATTTGTGATATATCTCGTTCTGTAGGCTACGATGATTCTCTTGCTTTTTCAAAAATATTTAAAAAGCAAAAAGGAATGTCTCCGAAAAAATACAGAGAACAATTTATTAATAGCAATAGTGAAAACCTAGACTAG